One Archocentrus centrarchus isolate MPI-CPG fArcCen1 chromosome 14, fArcCen1, whole genome shotgun sequence DNA window includes the following coding sequences:
- the LOC115791899 gene encoding odorant receptor 131-2-like — translation MSSISPSLTNITVQYLGFPERVMMSVLTTLPSCVFLVINGIMLFTLRSKPVFRETCRYVLLYNLLLADTVQLGQSQVHLLLSVFQMTVSYPVCAFLVIVTHLTAVVSPLTLVVMPLERYVAVCYPLRHAAIITIRNTGAAVTVIWTISFLNIIIRTLLFLELFEKLDSLEVKGLCSDIAILLGSKSDHFDKAFTSFVFVSAGVAVMFSYIGVILAARSASTDKALAHKARNTLVLNLIQLCLSLSSTIYYPLLVPLLMIVTRIVLVRIQNAFYVIFIILPRCLTSLIYGLRDQTIRPVLTNHLCCRLKLSGKK, via the coding sequence ATGTCAAGTATATCTCCATCTCTCACTAACATCACTGTCCAATATCTGGGGTTTCCAGAAAGAGTGATGATGTCAGTTCTAACTACACTTCCATCCTGTGTGTTTCTCGTCATTAATGGGATCATGTTGTTCACTCTGAGGAGTAAACCGGTGTTTCGTGAGACCTGCCGTTATGTTCTTCTTTATAACCTCCTTTTGGCAGACACTGTACAGCTGGGACAGAGTCAGGTTCATTTacttctttcagtttttcaaaTGACAGTGTCATATCCTGTATGTGCTTTTCTCGTCATTGTCACTCATCTCACAGCTGTGGTCTCTCCTCTCACACTGGTGGTGATGCCTCTGGAGAGATATGTTGCTGTGTGTTACCCACTGAGGCATGctgccatcatcaccatcagaaACACAGGGGCAGCTGTCACTGTGATTTGGACAATCAGTTTTCTAAACATTATTATTCGAACTCTGTTGTTTTTAGAACTATTTGAAAAGTTGGATAGTTTAGAGGTGAAAGGACTTTGTTCTGATATAGCTATACTGCTTGGGTCAAAGTCTGATCATTTTGACAAAGCTTTCActagttttgtgtttgtatctGCTGGAGTGGCAGTCATGTTCTCTTATATTGGTGTGATATTAGCAGCCAGGTCGGCCTCCACTGACAAAGCTTTAGCCCATAAAGCTCGTAACACACTGGTGTTGAATCTGATACAGCTGTGCCTCAGCCTCTCCTCAACTATTTACTACCCACTGCTCGTACCTCTTTTAATGATTGTTACAAGGATAGTACTTGTTCGCATTCAGaatgctttttatgtgatttttattaTCTTACCCAGATGTCTGACTTCTCTCATCTATGGACTAAGAGATCAGACTATCAGACCTGTCCTCACAAATCATCTATGCTGTCGACTGAAACTCAGTGGCAAAAAATAA